Proteins encoded in a region of the Deltaproteobacteria bacterium RBG_16_64_85 genome:
- a CDS encoding tryptophan synthase subunit beta — protein sequence MKYKYPDSLGHFGPFGGRYVAETLMTALIELEAAYRKAARDRRFAAELAGLLRDYAGRPTPLYYAKRLTEKAKGARIFLKREDLAHTGAHKINNTLGQGLLALRMGKLRIIAETGAGQHGVATATVCAKMGVACAVYMGTEDIRRQELNVFRMRLLGAEVIPVESGSRTLKDAMNEALRDWVTNVRTTHYLIGSTAGPHPYPMMVRDFQTVIGKEAKRQFRRAAGGLPSAVVACVGGGSNAMGIFTPFISDKNVRLVGVEAAGLGLSSGRHGATLCRGQVGVLHGSKSFVIQDEDGQIREAHSISAGLDYPGVGPEHAFLKTTGRAEYVAVTDDQALEGFDLLSRYEGILPALESSHAVAFGFRLARRMRRSQTIVINLSGRGDKDIGIIAGRSGGKRVAN from the coding sequence ATAAAATATAAATATCCGGATAGCCTCGGGCACTTCGGCCCGTTCGGCGGCCGTTATGTCGCGGAAACGCTCATGACGGCGCTTATCGAGCTGGAGGCGGCCTACCGGAAGGCCGCACGGGACCGCCGGTTCGCCGCGGAGCTTGCCGGCCTGCTGCGGGATTACGCGGGGCGTCCGACGCCGCTTTACTACGCAAAGCGCCTGACGGAAAAAGCGAAGGGCGCAAGGATCTTCCTCAAGCGCGAGGACCTCGCGCACACCGGCGCCCACAAGATCAACAACACCCTCGGGCAGGGGCTTCTCGCCCTGCGCATGGGGAAACTGCGGATCATCGCCGAGACGGGGGCGGGGCAGCATGGGGTCGCGACCGCCACCGTCTGCGCGAAGATGGGCGTCGCCTGCGCGGTGTACATGGGCACGGAGGACATCCGTCGCCAGGAGCTGAACGTGTTCCGGATGCGCCTTCTGGGCGCGGAGGTGATTCCGGTCGAATCCGGGAGCAGGACGCTCAAGGACGCGATGAACGAGGCGCTCCGGGACTGGGTGACCAACGTCCGGACGACCCACTATCTCATCGGATCGACGGCCGGGCCGCACCCGTACCCGATGATGGTCCGCGACTTCCAGACCGTGATCGGCAAGGAGGCGAAGCGGCAGTTCCGTAGGGCCGCAGGCGGACTTCCTTCCGCCGTGGTCGCGTGCGTCGGCGGGGGGAGCAACGCCATGGGCATCTTCACCCCCTTCATTTCCGATAAAAACGTCCGCCTGGTGGGCGTCGAGGCGGCAGGCCTCGGCCTGTCCTCCGGCCGGCACGGCGCGACCCTTTGCCGGGGACAGGTCGGCGTTCTCCACGGCAGCAAGTCCTTCGTGATCCAGGACGAGGACGGCCAGATCCGGGAGGCGCACTCCATCTCCGCGGGGCTCGATTACCCGGGCGTGGGCCCCGAGCACGCTTTCCTGAAAACCACGGGAAGGGCCGAATACGTCGCCGTGACGGACGATCAGGCGCTGGAAGGATTCGATCTCCTTTCGCGTTACGAGGGGATCTTGCCCGCCCTGGAATCCTCCCACGCAGTCGCTTTCGGGTTCCGTCTTGCACGCCGAATGCGGCGGTCCCAGACGATCGTCATCAACCTCTCGGGGAGGGGAGACAAGGACATCGGGATCATCGCCGGGCGATCGGGGGGGAAACGTGTCGCGAATTGA
- a CDS encoding tryptophan synthase subunit alpha: MSRIDGTFASLKERGEKGLVVYLTAGDPDGRNSLSYFRAAADGGADLIEVGIPFSDPMADGPTIQAAARRALNAGMTTARALSLISGFRGTHPTPVVIFGYYNPFFRYGARRFCRDARAAGADGILVVDLPTEESQEMLPEIRRAGLDWVPLVSPTSGPDRIRRAVALGSGFLYLISLTGITGARKALPPGISAWARAVKEQTSLPIAVGFGISTPGMARAAARTADAAVVGSACVKVVETRGASRTGPDALRRFVRSLKNELR; encoded by the coding sequence GTGTCGCGAATTGACGGGACCTTCGCCTCCCTCAAGGAGCGCGGAGAAAAGGGACTGGTCGTCTACCTGACGGCGGGGGACCCGGACGGGCGCAACTCCCTTTCCTACTTCCGCGCCGCCGCCGACGGGGGAGCGGACCTCATCGAGGTGGGGATCCCCTTTTCCGACCCGATGGCCGACGGACCCACGATCCAGGCCGCCGCCCGGCGCGCCCTGAACGCGGGGATGACCACGGCGCGCGCCCTTTCCCTGATTTCCGGGTTCCGCGGGACGCACCCCACGCCGGTGGTCATCTTCGGGTATTACAACCCGTTCTTCCGGTACGGCGCCAGGCGGTTCTGCCGGGACGCGCGCGCCGCTGGAGCGGACGGGATCCTCGTCGTCGACCTGCCGACCGAGGAATCCCAGGAAATGCTGCCGGAGATCCGGCGGGCGGGTCTGGACTGGGTTCCTCTGGTTTCCCCGACGAGCGGCCCCGACCGGATCCGCCGGGCGGTCGCATTAGGTTCCGGATTCCTGTACCTTATATCTTTGACCGGCATCACGGGGGCGCGGAAGGCGCTTCCGCCGGGAATCTCCGCGTGGGCAAGAGCGGTGAAGGAGCAGACCTCCCTTCCCATTGCGGTGGGATTCGGCATCTCCACGCCCGGGATGGCAAGGGCGGCGGCGCGAACCGCCGACGCCGCGGTTGTCGGAAGTGCCTGCGTCAAGGTCGTGGAGACGCGCGGCGCGTCACGGACCGGGCCGGACGCTCTGCGGCGGTTCGTGCGATCCCTCAAAAACGAATTGAGGTGA
- a CDS encoding acetyl-CoA carboxylase subunit beta, whose protein sequence is MRLFRRKEEGEKKTKIPEGMWIKCNACLEIIYKPEVERNLNVCPKCNYHFRIPAMERIRAVTDEGTFQEFGEDLESVDMLSFTDTKKYTDRLKEAKKKTGRKEAVITGAAKINGIDIVLAVLDFEFLGGSMGCVVGEKVAVAAEAAKELSRPLIIFSASGGARMQEGTLSLMQMAKTSAALAKLSDARIPFLSVLTDPTTGGVAASFAMLGDIIISEPGALIGFAGPRVIEQTIKQKLPEGFQRAEFLLEHGMIDIIVERTRLKPTLTQVLRFLTAPPGK, encoded by the coding sequence ATCCGGCTGTTCCGCAGAAAGGAAGAAGGGGAAAAGAAGACCAAGATCCCGGAAGGGATGTGGATCAAGTGCAACGCCTGCCTCGAGATCATCTACAAACCCGAGGTCGAGCGGAACCTGAATGTCTGCCCGAAGTGCAACTACCATTTCCGCATCCCGGCGATGGAGCGGATCCGTGCGGTGACCGACGAAGGGACCTTCCAGGAATTCGGCGAGGACCTCGAATCCGTCGACATGCTTTCCTTTACCGATACCAAGAAGTACACGGACCGGCTCAAGGAGGCCAAGAAGAAGACGGGAAGGAAGGAAGCGGTCATCACCGGAGCGGCGAAAATCAACGGGATCGACATCGTCCTCGCCGTCCTCGACTTCGAGTTCCTCGGAGGGTCCATGGGATGCGTGGTGGGGGAGAAGGTCGCCGTCGCCGCGGAGGCCGCGAAGGAACTTTCCCGCCCCCTCATCATTTTCAGCGCGTCCGGCGGGGCGAGGATGCAGGAGGGGACGCTCTCCCTCATGCAGATGGCCAAGACCAGCGCCGCCCTGGCCAAGCTCTCCGACGCCCGCATTCCGTTCCTCAGCGTCCTGACGGACCCGACCACCGGGGGAGTCGCGGCGAGCTTCGCCATGCTGGGGGACATCATCATCTCGGAACCGGGGGCCCTCATCGGGTTCGCCGGGCCGCGGGTCATCGAGCAGACGATCAAGCAGAAACTGCCGGAGGGGTTCCAGCGTGCCGAGTTCCTTCTCGAGCACGGGATGATCGACATCATCGTGGAGCGGACACGGCTCAAGCCCACGCTCACCCAGGTTCTCCGGTTCCTGACGGCGCCTCCCGGGAAATGA